A genome region from Heptranchias perlo isolate sHepPer1 unplaced genomic scaffold, sHepPer1.hap1 HAP1_SCAFFOLD_500, whole genome shotgun sequence includes the following:
- the LOC137314401 gene encoding probable G-protein coupled receptor 139, translating to NLVAIVILSRGKCDLSKCITRYLVGMAVADLLVVTSDVILFRICYYIPGSFLDSTPVCCLNEFLRYGATTVSVWLTVAFTFDRFVTICWQNLKTKYCTERTAAVVIGTVTVLGGFECVPWYFRYEPRFVINNVPWRCSTTLNLYISPSWTVFELFHRILVPCIPFVLIFLLNSLTVRCILAASRVRRGLLGGSNAENHKDPEMENRRKSMVLLFTISGSFILLWMTDVVFYIYQRISNIQYYTANDPAYIAASSGAMLQLLSSCTNTCIYVVTQTKFREELKNA from the coding sequence tgaacttggtggcgattgtgatcctgtcccgaggaaagtgtgatctctccaaatgtatcactcgttacctggtgggaatggcagtggccgaccTTTTGGTTGTTACCTCCGATGTGATATTGTTTAGGATTTGTTACTATATTCCCGGTTCCTTCCTGGACTCCACTCCTGTGTGTTGCCTTAACGAATTCCTGCGTTACGGAGCGACGACTGTTTCTGTCTGGTTAACGGTCGCCTTCACCTTTGATCGGTTTGTTACTATTTGCTGGCAAAATCTGAAAaccaaatattgcaccgagagaacggcagcCGTGGTGATAGGGACGGTGACCGTGCTCGGGGGTTTCGAGTGTGTCCCCTGGTACTTCAGATATGAACCTCGCTTTGTCATCAATAACGTACCTTGGCGATGCAGCACAACACTGAACTTGTACATCTCCCCCTCATGGACCGTGTTCGAGCTGTTTCACCGCATTTTGGTTCCTTGTATTCCCTTTGTTCTTATATTCCTGCTCAATTCTCTGACCGTCAGATGCATTTTAGCGGCCAGTCGGGTCCGCAGGGGGCTCCTGGGTGGCAGCAATGCAgaaaatcacaaggatccagagatggagaaccgaaggaagtcAATGGTTTTACTCTTCACAATATCTGGCAGctttatactgttgtggatgacaGACGTGGTGTTTTATATATATCAGCGAATCAGCAACATTCAATATTACACCGCGAATGATCCAGCCTATATCGCAGCATCTTCAGGAGCAATGCTTCAGCTCCTGAGCtcttgcaccaacacgtgtatttatgtggTGACCCAGACcaagttcagagaggagctgaagaacgcg